In Populus trichocarpa isolate Nisqually-1 chromosome 7, P.trichocarpa_v4.1, whole genome shotgun sequence, the following proteins share a genomic window:
- the LOC7465559 gene encoding putative glycosyltransferase 7, whose translation MVTPELSQSKSQFSPMAKSSVRTKPSSCFSDGSLYLGAALLAFLLVWSLWSYALSRNFDPKTSAKSVANTHAHECVQENPEVSLHYDPPDQTFYDDQELSYSIEKPIKNWDEKRKEWLKHHPSFAPGARDRVVLVTGSQPKPCKNPIGDHLLLRFFKNKVDYCRIHGYDIFYNNVLLHPKMHSYWAKLPVVKAAMLAHPEAEWIWWVDSDAMFTDMEYKLPLQRYDYKKHNLIVHGWEKLIYEKKSWTALNAGVFLIRNCQWSMDFMEKWSGMGPMSSEYEKWGEIQRSVFKDKLFPESDDQSGLTYLLYKDKSLTGKIYLEGEYYFEGYWADILPTYDNITEKYTELEKEDGKLRRRHAEKVSEQYGVFREPHLREAGNGKGSWRRPFITHFTGCQPCSGDHNQMYEGETCWNGMVKALNFADNQVLRKYGFVHPDLLDSNTVTETSFDYPDDGPW comes from the coding sequence ATGGTCACGCCAGAATTGTCTCAAAGCAAGTCTCAGTTCTCTCCAATGGCTAAATCAAGTGTCAGAACCAAACCCTCTTCCTGTTTCAGTGATGGGTCTCTCTATCTCGGTGCTGCTTTACTGGCTTTTTTACTAGTTTGGTCACTTTGGTCCTATGCACTTTCTCGCAATTTCGACCCCAAAACAAGTGCGAAATCTGTCGCCAACACCCATGCCCATGAATGCGTTCAAGAAAACCCTGAAGTCAGTTTACACTACGACCCACCAGACCAGACCTTCTATGACGATCAAGAACTGAGTTACTCTATCGAGAAACCGATCAAGAACTGGGACGAGAAGCGAAAGGAGTGGCTTAAACACCACCCTTCGTTTGCCCCAGGTGCTCGTGATCGTGTGGTTCTTGTGACTGGATCACAACCAAAACCATGTAAGAACCCAATAGGTGATCATTTACTCTTAAGgttctttaaaaacaaagttgatTATTGTAGAATCCACGGTTATGATATCTTTTACAACAACGTTTTGTTACATCCAAAAATGCATAGTTACTGGGCCAAACTACCCGTCGTTAAAGCAGCCATGTTGGCTCACCCAGAAGCTGAGTGGATTTGGTGGGTTGACTCGGATGCTATGTTCACCGACATGGAGTACAAGCTTCCATTGCAACGTTACGATTACAAGAAACATAATCTGATCGTTCACGGGTGGGAAAAACTGATCTACGAGAAGAAGAGCTGGACTGCTTTAAACGCTGGCGTTTTTCTGATTAGAAACTGTCAGTGGTCCATGGATTTCATGGAGAAATGGAGCGGCATGGGTCCTATGAGTTCAGAATATGAAAAATGGGGTGAGATCCAACGGTCAGTATTCAAGGACAAACTGTTCCCCGAGTCAGACGACCAGTCGGGTTTGACATATTTGCTTTACAAAGATAAGAGTTTAACGGGGAAGATTTACTTAGAAGGGGAGTATTATTTTGAAGGTTATTGGGCAGATATACTGCCAACGTACGATAACATAACGGAGAAGTACACGGAGTTAGAAAAGGAAGATGGGAAATTGAGGAGACGACATGCAGAGAAAGTGAGTGAGCAATACGGTGTGTTTAGAGAGCCACACCTGAGAGAGGCAGGGAATGGAAAAGGCAGCTGGAGAAGACCGTTTATCACGCATTTTACTGGCTGCCAACCTTGTAGCGGGGACCACAATCAGATGTATGAAGGGGAGACTTGCTGGAATGGGATGGTCAAGGCTTTGAATTTTGCTGACAATCAAGTTCTGAGGAAATATGGTTTCGTGCACCCTGATTTACTGGATTCTAACACCGTCACCGAGACGTCGTTTGATTATCCTGATGACGGGCCCTGGTAA